TTATAATTATATCCAGGAGTTCTATATGCAGATAGGATTCATCTGGGACGAAAAGAAAAATGCTGCGAACCAAAGGAAACATGACATTTCGTTTGAAGAAGCCAAGACATGTTTTGAAGATGAACATGCCAGGGTGTTTTTTGACGCAGAACATTCGGCACAAGAAGATCGGTCTATTCTTATTGGCTTGTCGACAAACTTAAGAACGCTGGTTGTTGTTTTTACTGAGCGCAGTGGCATTGATGCTGAACATATCGTCCATCGCATAATTAGTGCTCGTAAAGCTACAAAAAAGGAATTTCAGTACTATTGGAACGAACGTAAAGGAGACGGTTTATGAAAAAGGAATACGACTTCTCAAAGATGAAGGCTGTGAAGAACCCCTATGCCAAGGTTCTCAAGAAGCAGATTACGATTAGGCTTAACTCGACTGCAATCGAATACTTCAAGAACATGGCTGAAGAAATGGGAATCCCGTATCAGGTTCTGATAGATTCGTACCTGACGGATTGCGCTGTCTCGAAGCGCCGGTTGAATCTCAAGTGGAGATAGAGTCCACCGCGCCTCCTAAGAACGCCGCCCGTGAGGCTAGGATTGCGGAATACCTCCGTTCTATTGGGGTTCCTGCTGAAAAAGTGGACGCGGCTCTCGCTATCAAATGACAAAATCGCGATAGCAGGGCTTTTTTTTGCCAAAACACCCTATTTCTGCAATTTTTGTCAGAAGTATTGACTAATTTAATATTTAATATTATATTAGTCAACAAAACCAGGGCCGAGCAGGCTGTCGGATGGTCGAAAAGCAAAAAGAGGGCTGTATGGCATATTTTAAGCGCACGCTAGAAACCGCAATCAAGAGGATGAATGCTTCTTTCCCTGTGGTCATGGTGACGGGGCCGCGTCAGGTGGGCAAGACGACCGTTCTCCGTAATTGCGACCCTGATCGGCGGTATGTTTCGCTGGACAAACTCGAGCTGCGGGCCCTGGCACGGGAGAATCCTGACCTGTTCCTTCAGCGGTTTCCGCCCCCCGTTCTCATTGACGAGGTTCACCATGCCCCGCAGCTGTTGCCCTATATCAAGGCCTACGTAGATGAAAAACGCGAGAAGGGATTGTTCTGGCTGACAGGTTCGCAACAGTTCCGCTTGATGAGGGGCGTTTCGGAAAGTCTTGCAGGACGAGTGGGTGTTTTGCAATTGCAGGGGTTCTCCATTGACGAACTGCGCGGTGCTCCCGAAGTCGAGAAGTTTGTGCCGACCGCACAATGGGTTCAAAAGAAGTCTTCAAACAAGGCTGTGATGACTTACGAAGAGATTTTCGAACGGATATGGCGCGGAAGTTACCCGGCCCTGTACGAGAATCCCGAAATGGACTGGGAGGATTTCTACAGTTCCTACATCCAGACCTATATCGAAAGGGATATCCGCGAGTTGATTAACGCGGGCGAAGAAATCTCTTTTACGAAGTTCATCACGGCGGTAGCCTCCAGAACCGGACAGTTGCTGAATTATTCCGACATAGCGAAGGATATCGGGAAGAATGTGCCGACGGTGCAACGTTGGCTTTCTTTGCTGGTGGCTTCGGGATTAGTTTATCTGCTGTACCCCTACGCACAAAGTATTGGGAACCGGATGACGAAGATGCCCAAGGTGTATTTTCTTGATACGGGACTGGCCTGCTATTTGACGCGCTGGACCTCGCCCGCAGTATTGGAGGCTGGCGCCAAGAGCGGAGAAATGCTTGAAACCTTCGTTGTGTCGGAAGTGCTGAAAACGTACTGGCACAACGGACGGCAACCGAATGTCAGCTTTTATCGCGACAAGGAAAGGCGCGAAATAGACCTGATTGTGGAAGACGGCGGCATGCTGTACCCGGTAGAAATAAAGAAGACGTCTAACCCTACAAGGAACGATATCAAACACTTTGATATCCTGGAAAAGAATGGTGTGAATGTCGGCGAGGGCGCGGTAATTTGCCTGGCGCAGACGCACCTGCCCTTGACGGAAAAGGTCAACGTTTTTCCTTTAAGTTTCCTGTGATTTAGCCCTTTACATATCGCTGCTTGCTGCTCTTGCATCTTCTTTCGTTAATGCAAAAGTTTGCCAACAAAAAGCAATAGTTTGCCAAGTTGTTGCTTGATTTTGCCAACTGTTTTTTGAAGTATGGTGTGCGAACCGTCTCGTCCTTAATCGGTAAAATAGGCGCGGGAGCCCCGCGCCACCTTGTGTAAACAAAATTTTCACGCCCTGTTTGGCTCATTTTCGCTGCGAAACCGTTTATATAGGTAGATAGGGACATCTCTATCCGCCTTTGCGGGGGCGTTCCCGCCATAAACGAAAAAATGGAAAATAAGCGCATACCCTTTGAACAACTCCCCATCACGGACCGTTTCATGTTCGCCATGGTGTTCAGCCACAAGGAAATCGCCAAGCCCTTCCTCGAAGCTGTGCTTGGCATCAAGATTCACGAACTTAGGGATCCCGAACCCGAAAAGACAGTCGAGGTAAGCCCTTTCTACAAGGGAATCCGCTACGATGTCTTTGTGAAGGAAACGGGCCCCGGTGGCGAGACCCTCCGCAGTTTCGATATCGAAATGCAGATGGAAGATACCAAGGAAATCCCCAAGCGGACGCGCTATTACCAGGCGATGTGCGATAGCGAGTCGCTGAACAAGGGCGAGGTATACTACAACCTGAAGGAACTATACATCATGTTCCTGTGTCCCGAGGACATTTTCGGACAGGGAAAAGCCGTTTATAGGTTCAAGAATCTCGAGGTCGACAACCCGGAAATCGAACTGGGTGACCTCTGCTTCAAAAATTTTTATATATTCAATAAGTACCGCGACGTCGCCGAGAAATCGATCAGGGAGTATATGGAGTATTTCGCCACCAGGAAACCGAGTTCTCCAGAAACCAAGAAGATTGACAGGATGGTGAAGTGGTACCAGACGGACAACGAAACGAGGAAACGCTATATGACTTGGCAGCAGGAAATCGACATCGCCGTAGACCAGGAACGCCAGCGTGCAAATGATGCTGAAAGGCGTTATTTCGAGGCGAAGGATCGTGCTGACGAAATTCAGAAGCAGGCAGACGCGGCAGAAGCTCGTGCTGACGAAATTCAGAAGCAGGCTGACGCAGAAAAGGCTCGTGCCGACAAGTACGAAAAGATGCTCCGCGACCTCGGTAAACTGTAGGTATTCATATAAAGAAACAGTTGGTGGCGGCCGCTGAGCGGTCGCCGCGTTTCTTTAAAAAATTATTTTATCCATAATGCGCTATTCTAGTCTCAGAATGGCGGGACGAATTAGGTATAACGCGTCTAAGAAATGGGTCTTATCGAAATGAAAACCTCTTAATTTTAAGAGGTTTGTCGAAAATTTAAGAGGTTTTAAGCTTTTTTTAAGAGAAAATTGCCGAATTTACTTCAAAAACGGCATTTAGACCTCTTAAATTTCTTTTGCTTGCTCCAAATGACAAAACCATGACAAATGGGGCGTGATTTATTCCACATTGGAATATAAATTTTTGCCGAAAGTTCCCATTTCTGGAAAAAAAATCTATAATTGTAAGCATCCGAAACACCCCTAAAATGGCGATTTTGGTCGAAAAAAGCAATTTTTGCGTCTGCTCCAGGTTGTTATGACACAAAAATGACAAAAGTTTGACAAAACTATTGCTTTTCCGAAAAAAATTGTGTATATTAGGGAAGTAAACGAGTCGAACGCTCAATTCCGGGCCAGGACTCAAACAAGTGTGTCACAAACAACAAGGAGTACACTATGAAGAAACAAGGTTTTACCCTCATTGAATTGATGGTCGTGATCGTGATCATGGGCATCCTCGCCGCCGTCGCAGTTCCCAAGCTGTTCGGCATGATCGCCAAGTCCAAGGCCTCTGAAGTCGGCCCTGCCGCTGGAGAATACGTGAAGTTGCAGCAGGCTTATATCTCTGAAGCTGTTGCAGTTGGCAACTGGCAGATTATTGGCTACAAGGGACCTGGTGATAACACCAATGGTACAACAGCTGGAGGATCCAAATCGAGTACAACCAATTTTAGTTATGCCGATGCTGGTTCGTACACGAACAATACAGCGGCTTTAAATACAACTAAAGTTGTAGGCTTTGCGGCAGCCAATAAAGCTCAGCTGAATGATTGCGCAGCAAAAACTGGTGATGCATCTTCGTCTAACTTTAACTGGAAGGTTGAAGTTGAATCCGCCGGCAACGCAGCCTCTGGTGGCGATTCTAAATTCACCTCTACAACAAACTGTGCAGAACTCACACCGAGTTTCGCAACTATTGGCAAGTAAAAAATGTTCATATATGTAGAAAGAGCCTTCCAATGGAAGGCTCTTTTAATTAACTTCAGATAAACTAGCCGTTGCCGCCAGCCTGCTGACCACCCTGCTGACCGCTATTGCCACCAGTTGCTGCTGTACCACGGCTCAAGTCTTCGAAGCGAGGAGTGAGCGCCTTGCAGTCGTTGGAGGAAACAGATGCGGTCCAAGCTGCGCCATTGCCAGTGCTAGAGGGATCCAGTTGCAAAGACCATGCTCCCGATGCACAATTGTTCAACCCAGACTTTGCAGCCGCTTTCCATGCATCTGCGGTTTGTGCAATGTCACCCTTTGCGGTGATTGCGGTTGAATACGTGAAGTCGGTTGTTTCGTTACTTGCGTCACCGATTTCATAGCCAATGTCTGTGAACGTTCCCATCTGATCGCCAGATTCTGCAATGAAGGCGTCCTGCAACTTCACGTAGTATGAAGCACAAATGTTTTTTTTCGAACAACATAGAGCAAAAAAGAGAGTCTTCCTTTTACGGGAGACTCTCTTTTTTGCTGTTAAGCCAAAATTATTAGTTGTTGTCAGCGATTGTCTTGAAGGACGCGGTCAAAGGTGCGCAATCAGCAGCGTACGTTCCAATCTTTGCCGCGGCGCCGTCACCAATACCACCAGTGTAATCAACACCAGAACCAGAAGTCTGCTTGGTTGCATTCAACTGCCATTCCGAGTTGACATCGCAATCATTGAGAGCGACCTTAGCCTTGGCTTTCCACACGGGAGTCGTGGAGGTCGGAAGGGCCGTGGTTCCATTAGTCCATGAGGTGTTTGTCGCAATTTCCGTATAATCAAAATTGGTGGTCGTTGCCATTTCATAACCGATGGTTTTATAGTTGCCCAAAGCAGCAGTTTCCGTAATGAACGCATTCTGCAACTTCACGTAGGTTGTGGCAAAAACTTAGAGATTTTTTAGTTTGTCGCAAAGTGCGAGAATTGCCGGTCTTATTCTGAAAGATAGACCGGCCAATTCACTGGATTCCAACAACGGCACGAGTTCACCAAAGGATTCTTCCGTCAAGTTTTCTGCGCAAACTCTCAATTTGTCGACAAGTCCGTCCAAATCTTTGGCTGCGACTACATTCTTATACGAACGAGCCTTTTTCAGGCGCATGAGTAAAACGTCCATTCGCGGCACAGCCTTGAACAACGACTCGTACTGATAGACGTCGTACAAATCTCGCATCAGTTCTCGTTCGTTCCATGCTGCAATTTTGTGCGCAAACGAAACGCCAGGCTCCATTACGCGAACAATTCTAGCAGGACGACCATACGGAGTCGTGAGTAGCGACGAGGACATCGGGATAGACGGGCATTCCTTTTCAGCGTTGATTTCAATTTGCGCCCGCCGCCCGCCGTATTCTACGAGAATCCTCAAGGCCTTTGAATTCATGGTAGATTCAAAATGCAAACCGTCAACTCGGGATAAGGCGCCTTCCACAAGGGATTTCGCATCTTTCTTAGAATCGAAAGGGACGAAGATGTAGTCGACGTCATTCGTGTATCGCGGGCTATGCATCAGCCTGAGCGACATGCCACCCTTGAGAATGGCGGAGTTTCCGAAATTGTCGGCGAAAAAATCGACAATCCACGCCAGCAGGGCTTCTGTGCTTTCAATTTTTTCCATTTATCGTATTCCTTGCAAACGCTTTGAACTTTGGATTGGCAAAACTCTCTAGATAGGCGTCGATCTTTTCTTTGGATAGCACGGAATAATTGACATCCTGGAAGATGTTGAAATAAAATTTTTTCTTGTGCTGGTAAAAGTAGAGTGTGTCGAGCACGGCCTTTTCTGCATCGGCCATTCGCACGCCATTTTCAAGCAGTATTGTTCCAAAACAGAGTTTTGGGGAAATTCTCGCATAGGATAGATTAATCTCCCCGACGTATTCGCTCGCCCTTGAAGGAGTCGCGCAACTTACCAGAAAAGGGCTTTCTGTTCCAATGAGTTTGTGGTATGCAAGCGCGGAACCAAACGTGATGTAAGAATCTGTACGGACCTTAGCGGAAAGGACCTGCGGATCGAAATCGCGGGCGACATAAATTCCGCGACAATAGCGTTTCAGGAGACCGACCGCCTCGAACTGTCGGACGGCAATCCAAAGCGCCTGTTGGCTAGAAATATCGAAAAGAGAGCTTAGTTCAGAAAGGGAGAAAACCCCGCCCACCCTCGGAGCGAAATCCGCCAATTTCCCCGTATTTTCCACCGCATTTTTCATATTTACATATAATATAGCATTATTTATACTATATGTCAATATGTAATGCACAAGAAAACAAAAAAAACTACAACCTACGTGAAGTTGCAGGATGCGTTCGTGTCTGAATTAAATACCTCTCTCGGCCAGTTTGCTGTTATTGGCTACAAAATGCCTAACGGAAACGTCTTTGAATATACTGATAATGTCGCAAACACGGCAGATGGAACAAGTGCAATTTCTGCTCACGGGACAGCGACAAAGTCGTGGACCGCGAAGGCTATTGTCGCTCTCAACGACTGTGCCGTCAACTCCGAATGGGGCCTTTTCACTCAAAAAGCCACGGACGGAAACGGGCTTGAATGGTCTACCGGAATTAAGGAAGGTGCGGCAGTAACTAATAATGCTGCTGACCAAGACTGCGTTGTCCTTACGCCATCATTCAAAACTTTGGCAAAGTAAAAAGTTCAAAGGAATGCAAAAAAAAGAGGCTCCCTAAGGAGTCTCTTTTGCTATAGATCCATTTTCTTTACTTGA
The sequence above is drawn from the Fibrobacter sp. UWR2 genome and encodes:
- a CDS encoding BrnT family toxin, which encodes MQIGFIWDEKKNAANQRKHDISFEEAKTCFEDEHARVFFDAEHSAQEDRSILIGLSTNLRTLVVVFTERSGIDAEHIVHRIISARKATKKEFQYYWNERKGDGL
- a CDS encoding CopG family antitoxin, with the translated sequence MKKEYDFSKMKAVKNPYAKVLKKQITIRLNSTAIEYFKNMAEEMGIPYQVLIDSYLTDCAVSKRRLNLKWR
- a CDS encoding ATP-binding protein, with translation MAYFKRTLETAIKRMNASFPVVMVTGPRQVGKTTVLRNCDPDRRYVSLDKLELRALARENPDLFLQRFPPPVLIDEVHHAPQLLPYIKAYVDEKREKGLFWLTGSQQFRLMRGVSESLAGRVGVLQLQGFSIDELRGAPEVEKFVPTAQWVQKKSSNKAVMTYEEIFERIWRGSYPALYENPEMDWEDFYSSYIQTYIERDIRELINAGEEISFTKFITAVASRTGQLLNYSDIAKDIGKNVPTVQRWLSLLVASGLVYLLYPYAQSIGNRMTKMPKVYFLDTGLACYLTRWTSPAVLEAGAKSGEMLETFVVSEVLKTYWHNGRQPNVSFYRDKERREIDLIVEDGGMLYPVEIKKTSNPTRNDIKHFDILEKNGVNVGEGAVICLAQTHLPLTEKVNVFPLSFL
- a CDS encoding Rpn family recombination-promoting nuclease/putative transposase, whose protein sequence is MENKRIPFEQLPITDRFMFAMVFSHKEIAKPFLEAVLGIKIHELRDPEPEKTVEVSPFYKGIRYDVFVKETGPGGETLRSFDIEMQMEDTKEIPKRTRYYQAMCDSESLNKGEVYYNLKELYIMFLCPEDIFGQGKAVYRFKNLEVDNPEIELGDLCFKNFYIFNKYRDVAEKSIREYMEYFATRKPSSPETKKIDRMVKWYQTDNETRKRYMTWQQEIDIAVDQERQRANDAERRYFEAKDRADEIQKQADAAEARADEIQKQADAEKARADKYEKMLRDLGKL
- a CDS encoding type IV pilin protein; translation: MKKQGFTLIELMVVIVIMGILAAVAVPKLFGMIAKSKASEVGPAAGEYVKLQQAYISEAVAVGNWQIIGYKGPGDNTNGTTAGGSKSSTTNFSYADAGSYTNNTAALNTTKVVGFAAANKAQLNDCAAKTGDASSSNFNWKVEVESAGNAASGGDSKFTSTTNCAELTPSFATIGK
- a CDS encoding nucleotidyl transferase AbiEii/AbiGii toxin family protein; the encoded protein is MEKIESTEALLAWIVDFFADNFGNSAILKGGMSLRLMHSPRYTNDVDYIFVPFDSKKDAKSLVEGALSRVDGLHFESTMNSKALRILVEYGGRRAQIEINAEKECPSIPMSSSLLTTPYGRPARIVRVMEPGVSFAHKIAAWNERELMRDLYDVYQYESLFKAVPRMDVLLMRLKKARSYKNVVAAKDLDGLVDKLRVCAENLTEESFGELVPLLESSELAGLSFRIRPAILALCDKLKNL